A window of Schistocerca cancellata isolate TAMUIC-IGC-003103 chromosome 1, iqSchCanc2.1, whole genome shotgun sequence genomic DNA:
GCAGCAGATCACCAAGCTTCACACCACACACACCATCACACCCACGAGATGGAACATCGCTGGCGGAATAGCTTCACAGCTgccaccatcccatactgctccacTCTCCTCAGCATCCAGTGccaaaggaaggccgcaagtattgcTGCGTGCTGCATGATATTGTGTGTTCCCTGAACAGCGGCAGTAGAAGGTGGGCACGAGGCAAGTTCCTTTGCCAACTTGGCCCAcgcatgtatcttatttcaggtccagcggcttgcagtgctgacatcacaatcaaattcaccactgtcatgtgcatggtgatccttctgtatcCCCTCCCCCAGACTCATGGATCCTGGGACAGGGTGGCCACAGCAACTGCCAGAGAGTGTCATCACAACAGCCGGGACGACCCCATGAAGACAGAGCCTTCGTCTCCTCCACcgcctctcgtcctaccgatgcagCTGAACCTGCCTACGCAGCAGCAGCTGACACCTTCAACAGCatggtatgggcctcaggaggtggtcaCGTACCCTTCTGGGCATTTTCCAGGGAATGTCTCCACCAGAGTGATGGCCAGATGGCAGGGtgcgccatttatgttaacaccgggaacacctgttggggtctggtacccgaaaacacgtttgatttTCGCCTAGCCTTGGGAAGGTGAAATATGGCAGCCAATGGTTGAGACGTATCTCTCGCAACATCCTGCTTCCGTTGTCTGATAAGTTGGCAAACGCaagcatggagccgtttaaaggctaagAGGTGCCTCAGGAAAGGGCACtgcttatgttgctgtagagcttGCCAACGCTCCTTAATTGCGTCAGGGACTtccagcaaccaccaagggactgtcttttgccggggcaccctaaagagtgtgggatcatgttttctgccacagaaatgattgttgtagtcacctgctcaaccatcacattgatgttgccatgtggggaagattcaacggtgacagcagaggtgcaaGTTTACCAGTCCagcttgtttaaagcccatctgggcaggcttgATGCcattgacaagaagatggggaagtggtcactaccacacaggtggtcatgtgctctccagtggataggtggGAGAAATCCTGGGCTgcagattgataaatcaatggccgagtaactacctcgaGCCGCACTGAAatatgtggcggccccagtatttaataGGCAGAGGTCGaagtgagacagtaaagtttcgacatctctgccttggccagtaagctcGGTGCCACACCACAAGGGGTTataggcattaaaatctcccaaatgtaggaaaggtttagggagttgatcaatcactgTAGTTAATACATTcacaggtactgcaccatctggaggaagatatacactgcagacagttatttcctgcttcatccttattctgacagccacagcttcaagaggggtttgaaggggcacaggtacACAACaggctgagtttaggacataaaagcGAACTCCACCTGATACTCCATTACAGTCGTTagagttcctgtagtatcccttatagtcATGGAGGGCAGGcatctgcattgctgggaaccaggtttcctggacggCAATGCAGAcaacaggtgtaaagcttaacagttgccgtagctaaGGCAGGCGGTGGAAAAAAACTGCCgctattccactggaggatgacgacattgtgagactgggaaggcacggaACTTTCAATGAGGCGCTTTACGCCTCAGGgttacctgctgccaccgactttttgcctgagcagtctatatccattttgtctgagggtccggcaagatctaggtcctcagtggatgccagaatctccacctcatccacagataCAGAGTTTGGAGGTAGTGGTGgtggtcttggggaccttctttttggatttctctcgctgttccttgggtttccctggctgggaggacttcactgattcagtctccgggactgaggatgatcaaGCAGCCCTGCGACCAGCTGcgtttgggctcttcagccacaggtgggtgtcatctttcccactagcagaaacctgggaagaagTGACCCAAGGGACCGCTTCTTAGTAAGAGAAGCTGAAGAAGCTGTATGCTTCTCCGGTGTaatcttctggctctgagagatgactggggttggtggagctgatggggctagaactgttgtgACAGCGGCGTAAGACTATGTCATGCGTacaggatgtaggcattcaaatttcctcttagcctcagtgtaggtcagtcggtccagggtcttgtactccacgattttcctttctttctggagaatcttgcagtctgacgagcaaggtgaatggtgctctccacagttgacactgaTGGAAGGCATGGCACATGGAGTAGAGGGATGTGATGGgggtccgcaatctcgacatgtgacactggaagtacagtggaaagacatatgaccgaacttccaacatttaaagcaccacactgggggagggatatagggtttcacatcatcacagtggtagaccatcaccttgaccttcttgggtactGTATCATCctccaaggccaagatgaaggcaccagtggcaacctgattatcccttggaccctggTGGACATGCCGagcgaaatgtacacctcgccgttCTAAATTGGTATGCAGCTCATCGCCAGACTGCAAAAgatggtccctgtgaaatatgataccctggaccacatttaagctcttatggggtgtgatgattacagaaacatcccccaacttgtcacaagcaagtgaggccatgactgggcagaggatactATTTTGatgaagactgacccagatctcttTTTGgaaaagccctccacctccccaaacttgtcctctaaatgctcaacaaaaaactgaggcttcatcatcatgaaagattccccatcagctctcgaacatacaaggtactggggcaaataagaGCTTCTGTCACctttagcctgacattcctcccatggtgtggccagggaggaaaACAATTTGGGATCGTACTATGGTGCATTGAATTGAGCCcgtgaacacttagagactgctggtgtttgacctccagcaagagatgatgtactacacttcatcgcacgtcatccaccctgatgccacccactccaaccaggggccctcccgaTGGGCGCCACCCAGCTACAGCAAATGCCACCGGCAGGATGGCTATTGCCGGaggtcccaatgccccaggggcataccccttggcatacgtgggaagttaagggcgcaggcatcagcagagtgatccctgtgtggtcagggggctacaaccaacagggtacatggtggccccaccacaacatactggctactgtgctggatatcaggtgcaaccaagcaaacaagtccattatcatcatcagcgtagaaaacgatactgcacagtcaatggaaaaatacgcacccaggagggtgaccttgtccaacagttggagaatgagcagaagtgcagatccatgtcAACAAATGATGCGATATGCCTCAgcacatgatggacacgatgcaccatgtaaagtGCACTTCCCCAGTTGGCTTGctcttcaagaaaattttgaaaaatggaggtcaaaccctagaggggaccatcacaaaggccgaaacatgtgagactccttttagtcacctcttatgacaggcaggaataccttgggcctattctaacccccggacccgcagaggagggggggggggggggggcagacatgtatttctctattctgaagaagactgattattttgtatgtcgccctttgcttacagcacatctatcaaagttaagtattgtatttgtcCTTTGTAATAaacctcattaatacgagttgtttgattgattGTATAGCAAACCTAGTATGCGGGATTTCTAGACCCAACATTGGCGACAAGGATGGGATAACATCACAGGCTTCCAATTTTTTCATGTCCGTCTtccccattttctttatttcacactCCAGAAAGAGTTGTGCTCCAACCATAACTTTTCATGAACTTTTCCTAGTCTCAAGGTTTACAGTTTTGGATATTATTAGGGCTTGCACAAAGTAACTTGGCCTATGTGCAAAAAATGCATTCTTTCTCTCAGCACTGAACGAGTCCACTACCATTTTATTCTGAAGCGGTAGCTGCTTTAGTTTACTGTCATctgcaaaactgtgcacttcatcCATTAGAAACAGACCTTTCAGTTGTCCATGCGCGGATTTACTTATTTGGTACTCTAGACAGGGCATAACATGATTCTATTATCATTTGCAACCTCGCTAGCTGTAGCTTGGAAGCTCTACTTGTACATAGACTTAAGCTTTTTACTGCACCTCACCAGGTGCCCTCCTGGAGCAGAATCCCACCATTGCCATTGTTCCCCTGCCCTACAATGCCATCTGTGCAGGTACGGGACAAATTATTTTGTGCAAACTCTAGCTGTTTCTTTAATATAAAGTCCTCTTTCCTTGAGCAATTGTTTGTTGCTGTCTTTATTATGTAACCTTTTGTTCATGTTTAACATTTAGCCATGCAGCCTGTTCAAATGGGGAGGGCACCAGATCACAAAACTGTCATCTTCAGTCTAAATGCTGTCAGACACTCGTAAAAATGGCTTCCACTCATACACTGAGTGGAGTGGTTTAGTGGTTAGCATATCTTCTGAAGGAGGGGGTTTACCATCCCTTTCCAGACATACAGAATTACATTTTTTGTGGTTTGCCTAATCGCCATAAAAATGGCTTCCACTCATGCACTGAGTGGAGTGGTTTAGTGGTTAGCATATCTTCTGAAGGAGGGGGTTTACCATCCCTTTCCAGACATCCAGAATTACATTTTTTGTGGCTTGCCTAATCGATTAGTGTGAATGTAAGGAAGGTTCTTTTGGAATAGCGATCTTTTAAGAGTGTTTACAACTGCATTAGCAATGGTGCCCCATCATTCACATCTGGCAAACACTTCTGCAAGGTATGTTACATAATGATCCTTTCTAGTCACCACCAGTTCTAAAGAAGTAACACCACATCACAAAAGCTGCTCCCTCGTGATTCAACAATAGGGGCCTATGAAATTCTATCATAAATTATAATCAGTAAGAACCTCAGCTTCCCTCATCACCACTCCTGTCATATGCTGATTTTTATTTATGCCCCTTTTGAGAAATTATATTGGTAGAAGCTGAAGGGAGACTGCCCCAATAGCACTACTTAACCTGATGAAGACAATATGCAATAATCACTGACACATTGATTTGTCTTTTTAAAATATGACACAGATTACAATCAAGAAGAATTCCATGgaaatataaagaaatatacagACGTGGACCAATTTGTGCAAAGCAGCTGGAGAGTAAGGCAATAAAAAGTCTACAACTCGcctataaaaaagtaaaaatatatatttattttgacATACATAAAATGCTTACAATAAGCCAACACAAATTTCTTCAGAGGCACTCACAGCATTATAGCAAGTTaccatttattttctgtttccattttgtgCCCCCAGTAACTTGCAGTTATTTGCATTCAGATAAGCACACCTGcaaatagaaaaattcataaatacaCTGAATGAAAACAGAGCACTTTTCCTCCACTAGAACACACTTTTATACTCTATGAAGTTTTAATGGTATtttgcatatcaacaaaacaatagcTGAGTACAGTTTAAAGTAAGGCACAAATTTCTCTGCTGTGcaacaaatacaaatgaaattttacAGGATTTGTGTGTGTTATTTGTATCTGGAACATTTCTACATAAGGTGCCCACTGCAGTTTACAAGCACATTTGCATCCCAACAACTTTCATATATCTCTTTCATTACTTTACTCTTTCAATGAAACTACTCACTTAACTTCTCACTGCAAATGCAACACCATCAGAATGCAAGTCTACTGCCTGAAGTAAATTTTACAGGTTCATTGTTCCAATAATGGAAAAAATACTGTTAGGTGACCACATGTCAAAAAGCTATAGATGAGTGGTGGTCTGTCTTTTCTTGTTTCATAACTATTGTATGAATGTTTCCTTAATATTTACAgtctaaaaataaacataaaaatgtgaCCTGGGTGACTGAGATTACACTGAATTCAGTTTGGATAAAATACAAAGGAAGAGCTGGCAGCAGAAATAATGAAACAATAGGTATCAGTGTTAAGTCTTTACATACAGCTGTATTAAGATATTACTGTTATCCTTAAGTTTGTGGAGATTTGCAACAGTACTGTTAAATGTGTATCAATATTTTCAAGCACCTatagattaaaggagaccacttattcaaacattattttgcaaataattaataaaaaatctcTGTAAATTACAGTTTGTTGATGGTACATCATGATACATGTCTCGTAGTGTCAGACTTTTTTTCGGCTACACACCTTAAAATTGCCCCTCTTGCTTATTTTAAATTGACACCGCATGGCAAATTTAACTGAATCTATAATGTTGACTGCCTAAATATAGTTTTGGGGTGGCACACACGTAAATATGTATACTTTAACACAAATTAAAACTTACCAGTGAAACAAGTGTTGTACATCTTACAGTTTCAATTCTTCACCTGGGGATAATGGAGCGAACTGTGCTTCTACAAATTCATCTGTAACTTCTGACAAAGTGCTTGGTTTCCAGTTAGGTTTTCGTCCCTTGTCTATCAACAATGCTTTTACTCCTGTGGAAAATAACAAATTTTCCATAAGAGATATATAGATATTCAGAACCTCAAGCCTAGCAAAGCACTCCAACACAAAAGCTCTAACTTGAAACGATGTATCAAGAGATTTGTCTGAAATCCAAGAATAGAAAGCAAGCACTTGCTGCCAATAATTgtcataaataaaaaacaataaataaacaaaaaacattcaaAGACAAATGAGTAAAACATAACTTCATTTTTCAATTACAGTCATGCACAACGCATCAGAGGGGAAAAAGAGCAACAATTTTCTGGCAAGGCAATACGTCTGCTCAAACAGTTGTCACCATGCACTAGTCTGTGGCTAAAAACTGGCTTGACTCCATTGGTTTTGCACCTTATTCACTTGAATAACTCTGCataatttcttcttgtttctgCACATGAAGTGCACAGAAGGGATCCGAATTGATGATGTTAGGGATGAGCTGCCAGCTATCATTGTCACTAAGTGCTAAAATTATTTCCTACCCTCAGTTCACCAATTGGACAACTGTATTATGTATAATAGAGGGCATTCTTAAAGTGATGAGAATGCTTTGtaaaaaaaatagtttgaaaaagaaaactgcaacCCTATTATCTCATTCAAATACATGCACATTTACACGTGTCGCCCTTTTACAGGCAGTACtgtttattctgtagcatgatTGGCTTTCACACATCATCGTGGGTTGCTTGAACTTCAACACAAATTATTTCTGTGCTGCCAAGTACAGCCGgtgactcacccccccccccctgccccctcccctttcAGGTGTACACAACTTGGTCAGAAACACACAATatacttaaaataaaattttagtggTCTCCACTGAAGCTTCCTGTCAATTCAAGGCTTTAATATTAACCTTCTTCTTGAGCCACCAGAATGTGAGACAAGATTAGAAGTACTTTTCATTCCAATTtgcacacaataaatatttacaaagtaatGTATATTCCACAAATACCAAATGAAATTGCCTCTGTGGCTGGGGAATTGGTAAAGAAAGGTGGGGCCTTGAGCCTTTTTTATTTAAAGGTATCTAAAACTTTTCACCAAATATTAAACATTCAATATGTTTAGGTGCCTATCATAATTCTTAGGCTACCATAAACATGCATcatcaaacaaaaaaataaaataaacgttttaCATCACTAATTTATAAGAATTGGgcaaaatttgtacagaagtcagattgtatGCAATATTCACATTTTATGGTATTATTAATACCATACATGCATCAATCAGTTCTGCTAAGAAAGTCATCAATAGAGCAAGAGGAGTTAACCACCAATTACTCCTTTAGACTTttctcaaactgaactttattattagttaaacttttcATGTTTGCTGGCATGTTGTTGAAAATGTGTATAGCTGAATAgtggacacctttctgaaccataactttgtgaaagttattcttatttgCCTGTTATTCCTAACTGTCTGTACCTCGCAAGGTCTTCTCTAATTTTAAGGGGATTAAGAAATTTTTGTCCATGCACAACTTCTTACAGGGAGAGACTTGCTCTCTCATAAAACTCTGAATTTTATGCAGTTGCCACATATGGCAGAAATTTGAAGCTTACCCATAGCTAAGACGACCGGAAAGCCATGGCGGttgtcagttggtaagagatggtgGTCgtgttcgaatgtggtgcagatccctcgaagccgtggacccaagttttcaacaatgcTCTGTGAaagctgatggtgactccataatggtgtgggctatgtttacatggaatggactgggtagtttggtccatctgaaccgatgaTGGTAATATTCGGATACATGGAGACCATTTTCGGCCATTCATAAACTTCATattctcaaacaacgatgaaatttgtaTGGATGGCAATGctgcatgtcactggaccacagtttttcgcgactggtttcaagaacattctgaacaattcgagcgaattatttggcccaCCAAATCAGGCCTACCATTGTATGCATTCTTTTTGCATATCTACTAGCAGCTGGTTGCACATAACTATCTCAGAGCTTCTTATGCTGATAAAGTGACACAGTTGCACAATTTTTCCAACACAAAATTGGACCCTGGGAGGTAAAGAGGAAACTGGTGTTGGAACTGGACCTGAGAGGTCAAGAAGAAACTGGTGTTGAAGACTTAAAGTAGCCAGTTGTCACCAATGGTTGTGCTTCAGCTTCAGCATGTTGATTTCGAATAATTGTCACAAATGGATGATAGAATGTATGAGGTATAGCAGCAAGCTGCAATAGTTATGTATGGGCTAACACAGCCTACACACTTAGACTACCATCTGGAATGATAGACCAGCTTCTGGGAACTGGCACCGCAGAGGTGAGGACTGATACAGCAAAGGGGGGATGAGTGGCTTACCAAAGAGGTGGTGGAGCAGGTTACATCTAAATCTAGAATGGTTTTCGGAGGAACGACTGCAGTTAGCCTCCATTTGGGCTCAAATCTATCTAGTGATACCTCAGAAGGCTGTGGAGTGCTTTGGAAGATGGGATGAAGCTGCAGAGGATTTAATACTGCAACAGAGAAGAATCAAGAGTGTAAATGGAAAATAGTGCATGTTTTACAATGTGGGATTCAACTAGGTAAGGCGTACCCTTGATAAGGCAACTGATTGATACATCCATTAGGTTGCTGTATTGTGTGCAGAAATTAATAAGGAAAAAAGATGTCTTATTATGAATTAAGCATTATAATAATGACATCCTACACATTTGTCATTTAATTCATATAACGGAACTGCTTTGATCACATAACATGGTACTAACCTTCATAGAAGTCGTGACCCTCACATGCATGAACAGCAAGTCTGTACTCCATCTTCAGACAGTCCAATAAACTTTTGCCTTCTCCTTCTTCTAGTTGTTTTTTTGTAACTTTTAATGAAGTTGGAGACATATTATTTAAGGTCTCTATTGTTTTCAGAGACCACTCTGAACCTTCAGCTCTTAACCTTTCTAATATCTCCTCCACTGTTGGTGCTGAGAAGCAGGAATCTATTATTGACATGTATGGTGTAAGACTAAATTCAGATGTCTTTGATGTGCTGGATTTtgaaaacttatttaatacctcctcTACTGCATTCTGAGTGCCTGGACACTTTAAAAGTGAATCCAGCAAGTCAACAAGTTTACCGGAATCACAGAAATGAGTTGCAATGCCTGCCTTCAAAACATCTAGTCCTTTCAGTCTATATCCTGTCAATGCAAGATACAAACCCAACTTACCACCTAATCGAGGAAGAAAGTAACTGCCACCCACATCGGGAAATAATCCAATTGCGGTCTCTGGCATTGCAAAAAGAGTTCTCTCTGTTGCTACACGAAAGTGACCATGGACTGAAAGTCCCACGCCTCCACCCATGGTTATGCCATCTATAAATGCTACATAGGGTATATGATATGTGCCAATAAGAGAATTAAGTGTATATTCTTCACGAAAGAAGTCCCTTCCCAGGTTTGTACCTTTTATACCAGCTTCAGTTACAGCTCTTACATCACCTCCAGCACAAAATGCCTTTTCACCTGTTCCTTTCATTATCACTAAGCTCTTCTCTTTCTCCCAATTTTTCATAGTTGGAAATATTTTTCGTATCATAGATAAATTAAGAGCATTTAACGCTTTAGGTCGATTAAGTGTTATGACTCCTTTATCGTTCACAGATTCAATAATTACATCATTTTCACTTGTAGAACTCATCTGTCTTCTCAGAGACAATGCTATTTTACGAATAGCATTGTGTTTCCTGCTGAGACGTAAGGGAAAAGTGCAGGTACAGATCTGAAAAGCAAAGAAACAAGCAATTACTGGTGGAATAATCAATAATATGCAATGCAAAAAGAACAGTCCAAATTCATGTAACACAGACAACAGTGATTTGAGGTCACTCCAGTATCTTCCATGGACATCAAGAAAATCATTCACTCTTTTGAAACCAAGTATTCAAGGGTTgattacatttcacaaaaaatttcaaaaagtatgTTTTCCTGATATAGGTGTATTTAGTCCCATGTAATGCATCGCTTtcccagatattttttttttttttttttttttttgtctttcccaAAACAGGCTTACATATGCTTTTGTTCTATATCCTTTTTGACACAGGTAGCAACGCTTCTCTTAATTATTTATGCCATTCTCAAAAGTTTCAAAAGAGTACTGTCCTTAGCAATAATTCAacacatctgcaaatatgattttCTGAGTCATCTACAATTTGGATTCCAAAAGACCATTCTACCAAACATGCTATCTACCACTTCACAGACCAAAAATTAAAAAGCTGTCCTCAATCCAACAGTTAGCTTGAATGTTAAAGTGCTTTAATAGGCATGATCCTATTGTAGATGATTCCTCAGGCTTTGTAGTGACTTATCCAGCCACTTACAGGGAACTTACAGTTCAACATCAACTATGAACTACAACACAACTTGGCATCCTTCATATAAATAAATCATTTCCAGGGGGAAGAAGCAGAGGAGATCGAGGACTGACTGAGGACAACTTGAGATCTTTGGAATTTTAATTTGACACTGACCCACTAAATCACTGAGTGACACTGGAACAGGTAGACAAAATTTTGGCTACTACAAATGATCTGCTTAAGGCATCTGACTAAGCAATTTGCAGGATCCTTTTTGAGAAACTTAAAAAGTTATGGCTTTCAAAGTATAATGAGTATTTGGTTCATATGATATTTAAAAGCTGACAGGATGCGAAGGGTGACGTTAGATGGTTTTCATAATGTAtcatcggagggggggggggggggggggggacacctagTGTTCCAATAGATTTGTGGGAGACACCTGCTATGGAcagaaaatgaaatattaattattatttggtcCAACGGCTTTGTTTTAGTTACATGAATGTGTTGTCTGTTCCTCTTGGCacatccaaaagaacagataccacacagaaTCTGCAGCTGTTATACATATTATGTAagatggaggtggaggggggggaggaaaggaaaaaggaaaggaaaaaggaaaggaaaggaaaggaaaggaaaggaaagcaaaaaagaaaggaaaggaaaggaaaggaaaggaaagcaaaggaaaggaaaggaaagcaaaggaaaggaaagcaaaggaaaggaaaggaaagcaaaggaaaggaaaggaaaggaaaggaaaggaaaggaaaggaaagcaaaaaaagaaaggaaaggaaaaaggaaaggaactACTGACGTCAGATGCATCAGGCCTTTATGGGGCGTCAGTGGCAATgagcgaaaatgtgtgccagaccaggattcgaacccgagatctcctgcttactaggcagttgaccACTGCACCACCCAGACACAGGTTAGTAAACAGGtgatcctgggttcaaatcccggtccagcaaacattttcacttgtcgccactgattccgcataaagtcagattcagctgacatcaatagttccttccctttcctttctcctccatacACCACCAATTTACATAATGAGTTTCTTGTActcatttatattttgttttaatgtttttgaCAGAGCAGTTTTATCAGTTCTCAAGTTATAGCTTTCACTTGTGAATAAGAGTAATAAAAACAGTTACTATTCATCATTCAATACCATTTTGATCTATAGGCTTAATTATGAGTTATACCTAGAGATTCTAAATCGAACCCATTCTCAATATACACAAATAACCTCCCATCTAATTCTGATAGCTGAAACAGTTATGTTCGTTGATAACACAAGCATCACAATCAAGCCTAGTAAAGAAGCAccaaaataaaatgataaatgaaattttCATCAAAAGTCTTCATTTGTTTTCAGCAAATGGTGTGTCACTCAGTAGAAACACAATGCATTCAATTCAGTACAAGGCAGTATATAACAAACAACAGGGATAAAAATAAACCATGGCAGACGGCACGTGTCTAAAACTATTTGTCCAAAAATTCTTTGATGTGTATACTGACAAACTTGAACTGGCTGTTACAAATTCTAAAATGCTGAAGTTCAAGAAAATTCACCATATGTGCAATTACCGACTATGACAATAACTGCATCAGGAGGTGAGCTTACTGTGTGTACTTTATTTCATCAATGTAATGTgtgataatattctggggcaagccCACACTTAAAAGAAGTACCCAACAAAAACGGCTAAAAACAAGGAGATTTTAAAATATGGAGACTGTTTTGTTCTACCATCCATCAAGATTACACACCTCAACCTCTGCATTTGCCTACTATCGATGTTCAAAGGCTAATAAATTTGAAGACTACAAAATCACAAGTAAAACAGAAACAATACTGTAAGACAGAAAATCATTACCACTGGATTCACAAGAATGTACTATTTGACAAGAAGTTAAACATTTCACTCAACCAATACTGGTAATATATGCAGTACTTAGAGTCATATTTTACAAAAATAGAAGTTGCTGTGCTGctgcagattctttttttttttatttgtcatcgaAGTGCAAATGAGGAGTTCCAATGAAGCAATTAAAGATAACAGTGGAATGTGACAGCTCATGCTTAATTAAAATCTGGGGCTACACTAACAAtgagtggtgttgttgttgttgttgtggtcttcagtcctgagactggtttgatgcagctctccatgctactctatcctgtgcaagtttcttcatctcccagtacctactgcaacctacatccttctgaatctgcttagtgtattcatctcttggtctccctctacgatttttaccctccacgctgccctccaatgctaaattggtgatcccttgatgcctcagaacatgtcctaccaaccgatcccttcttctggtcaagttgtgccacaaacttctcttctccccaatcctattcaatacttcctcattagttatgtgatctacccatctaatcttcagcattcttctgtagcaccaaatttcaaaagcttctattctcttcttgt
This region includes:
- the LOC126091355 gene encoding 3-hydroxyisobutyryl-CoA hydrolase, mitochondrial isoform X1 — protein: MQICTCTFPLRLSRKHNAIRKIALSLRRQMSSTSENDVIIESVNDKGVITLNRPKALNALNLSMIRKIFPTMKNWEKEKSLVIMKGTGEKAFCAGGDVRAVTEAGIKGTNLGRDFFREEYTLNSLIGTYHIPYVAFIDGITMGGGVGLSVHGHFRVATERTLFAMPETAIGLFPDVGGSYFLPRLGGKLGLYLALTGYRLKGLDVLKAGIATHFCDSGKLVDLLDSLLKCPGTQNAVEEVLNKFSKSSTSKTSEFSLTPYMSIIDSCFSAPTVEEILERLRAEGSEWSLKTIETLNNMSPTSLKVTKKQLEEGEGKSLLDCLKMEYRLAVHACEGHDFYEGVKALLIDKGRKPNWKPSTLSEVTDEFVEAQFAPLSPGEELKL
- the LOC126091355 gene encoding 3-hydroxyisobutyryl-CoA hydrolase, mitochondrial isoform X2 — encoded protein: MICTCTFPLRLSRKHNAIRKIALSLRRQMSSTSENDVIIESVNDKGVITLNRPKALNALNLSMIRKIFPTMKNWEKEKSLVIMKGTGEKAFCAGGDVRAVTEAGIKGTNLGRDFFREEYTLNSLIGTYHIPYVAFIDGITMGGGVGLSVHGHFRVATERTLFAMPETAIGLFPDVGGSYFLPRLGGKLGLYLALTGYRLKGLDVLKAGIATHFCDSGKLVDLLDSLLKCPGTQNAVEEVLNKFSKSSTSKTSEFSLTPYMSIIDSCFSAPTVEEILERLRAEGSEWSLKTIETLNNMSPTSLKVTKKQLEEGEGKSLLDCLKMEYRLAVHACEGHDFYEGVKALLIDKGRKPNWKPSTLSEVTDEFVEAQFAPLSPGEELKL